One segment of Vespa velutina chromosome 17, iVesVel2.1, whole genome shotgun sequence DNA contains the following:
- the LOC124955225 gene encoding rhombotin-1-like, whose product MTMDVSKSETNKNGSTQQECAGCGKTITERYLLKALDLYWHEDCLKCACCDCRLGEVGSTLYTKANLILCKRDYLRLFGNTGYCAACNKSIPAFEMVMRARTNVYHLDCFACQQCTHRFCVGDRFYLCENKILCEYDYEARFANMAPQSPASLAYIKRQLPPTATPPGQNVHPGHNPLQGHQGIGQMVGPHNHATNGQMSGGGGPTVNGTAIGVGGPRAPGDMNNNGLSGPGGLGSVKPLPMTMQAPTS is encoded by the exons ATGACTATGGACGTGAGTAAGTcggaaacgaataaaaacggTTCGACGCAGCAGGAATGCGCCGGTTGTGGGAAAACCATCACGGAAAG GTATCTTCTAAAAGCCCTGGACCTTTACTGGCACGAGGACTGTCTCAAGTGCGCATGCTGCGACTGTAGGTTAGGCGAGGTCGGTTCTACGCTCTATACGAAGGCCAACCTTATCCTCTGCAAGAGGGACTACCTCAGGCTCTTCGGGAATACAGGATATTGCGCAGCCTGCAACAAGTCTATACCGGCCTTCGAAATGGTCATGCGAGCCAGGACGAACGTCTATCATCTCGATTGTTTCGCCTGTCAACAGTGTACGCACCG GTTTTGCGTCGGCGATCGGTTTTACCTGTGCGAGAATAAAATCCTTTGCGAGTATGATTACGAAGCGAGGTTCGCCAATATGGCGCCGCAGTCGCCAGCATCCCTCGCCTATATAAAAAGGCAACTACCACCAACGGCGACGCCACCTGGACAGAACGTTCATCCTGGTCACAATCCTCTTCAGGGACACCAGGGCATAGGACAGATGGTTGGCCCTCATAATCACGCGACGAAC GGTCAGATGTCAGGTGGAGGAGGGCCTACGGTAAATGGAACGGCCATAGGCGTTGGTGGGCCTCGTGCACCCGGTGACATGAATAACAACGGCCTATCTGGGCCAGGCGGTTTGGGCTCGGTGAAACCATTGCCGATGACGATGCAGGCACCGACGAGCTGA